A single Dreissena polymorpha isolate Duluth1 chromosome 14, UMN_Dpol_1.0, whole genome shotgun sequence DNA region contains:
- the LOC127857621 gene encoding uncharacterized protein LOC127857621 yields the protein MTQLFNLSENEIDILAKFLGHDIRVHREFYRLPDGTMQVAKVSKLLMMMESGQITRNSVNLLDDIDVDDECIVENENTEDLETLLPSTSQPKITDKEKGTSNTRRTKQAAKKQRSEDENRSCSQTLRSFFDNW from the exons atgactcagctttttaacttgtctgaaaatgaaatagACATTCTAGCTAAATTTCTTGGTCACGACATTCGGGTACATAGAGAATTCTACAGATTACCAGATGGAACCATGCAGGTTGCCAAAGTCAGCAAGCTGCTTATGATGATGGAAAGTGGACAAATTACCAGAAATTCTGTCAATTTGCTAGACGATATTGATGTGGACGACGAATGTATTGTAG aaaatgaaaatactgaagaccttgaaactctgcttcccagcaccagtcaaccaaaaataacagacaaag aaaagggtacttcaaataccagaagaacaaaacaagcagccaaaaagcaaCGGAGTGAAGACGAAAAcaggagctgttcacagacacttagatcgttttttgataattggtaa